Proteins from a single region of Amycolatopsis sp. CA-230715:
- a CDS encoding DDE-type integrase/transposase/recombinase, producing MRFVDAMLTAEVPVENVSAWCREHGVDRRTFYRHRARIQAEGQWRRRSTRPKTVRHATAEPVVAVVLRLRKELKPDNGADPIRDRLLELAAERDWAGRGWPVPSRATINRILSRHGLAESNPRKRPRSSYRRFSYARPRDCYQIDATEVILAGGATVVVFEVLDDCTRMLVANHAAEAETSRAAITAITAAITDHGAPAIVLSDNGSAFTSRGRHPNAGPSAFARTVTGHGCRLIHSSPYHPQTCGKVERHHQTFKRWLDHQPIQPATLTELRTLLEVYREHYNHRRHSALGRQTPTHAWTTSDSHGGPQHLPVQDDATVHRLKVSTTGTVNLGKHARLRIGTAHAGHTITIIRDSDRATAYTSDGDPIGHIHLDHTKTYQGQLTPAA from the coding sequence ATGCGATTCGTGGACGCGATGCTGACGGCTGAAGTGCCGGTTGAGAACGTGTCGGCGTGGTGCCGGGAGCATGGTGTCGATAGGCGGACGTTCTATCGGCACCGTGCCCGGATCCAGGCCGAGGGGCAGTGGCGGCGGCGGTCGACCCGGCCCAAGACCGTGCGGCATGCTACGGCGGAGCCGGTCGTGGCTGTCGTGCTGCGGCTGCGGAAGGAGCTGAAACCGGACAACGGGGCGGACCCGATCCGCGATCGGCTTCTGGAGTTGGCCGCCGAGCGGGACTGGGCCGGACGGGGCTGGCCTGTCCCGTCGCGGGCCACGATCAACCGGATCCTGTCCCGGCACGGGCTGGCCGAGTCCAACCCCCGTAAGCGGCCCCGGTCCTCCTACCGTCGGTTCAGCTATGCCCGGCCGCGGGACTGCTACCAGATCGACGCCACCGAGGTCATCCTCGCCGGCGGGGCCACGGTGGTGGTGTTCGAGGTCCTCGACGACTGCACGCGCATGCTGGTGGCCAATCACGCCGCCGAGGCCGAAACCTCCCGTGCCGCGATCACCGCGATCACCGCGGCCATCACCGACCATGGTGCGCCCGCGATCGTGTTGTCCGACAACGGATCCGCGTTCACCTCACGCGGCCGCCACCCCAACGCCGGGCCATCGGCGTTCGCCCGCACCGTCACCGGCCACGGCTGCAGGCTGATCCATTCCAGCCCCTACCACCCGCAGACCTGCGGCAAGGTCGAACGCCACCACCAGACCTTCAAACGCTGGCTGGATCACCAACCCATCCAACCCGCGACCCTGACCGAACTCCGCACCCTGCTCGAGGTCTACCGCGAGCACTACAACCACCGCCGCCACAGCGCCCTTGGCCGGCAAACCCCCACCCATGCCTGGACCACCAGCGACAGCCACGGCGGACCCCAGCACCTGCCCGTCCAGGACGACGCCACCGTGCACCGCCTCAAAGTCAGCACCACCGGCACGGTCAACCTCGGCAAACACGCCCGGCTACGGATCGGCACCGCCCACGCCGGACACACCATCACCATCATCCGTGACAGCGACCGGGCCACCGCCTACACCAGCGACGGCGACCCGATCGGCCACATCCACCTCGACCACACCAAGACCTACCAAGGCCAACTCACCCCAGCCGCCTAA